A genomic segment from Planktothrix sp. FACHB-1365 encodes:
- a CDS encoding ammonium transporter — protein sequence MFIPKTPQYPGKRRQQRTSRFTAKINALILKLQHSRWPSPSWLACIPLTAIIFGVWGFAAVAQEDAPPLTPEIVQGYLNIAWVLVASILVIFMNAGFCMLETGFCRQKNAVNVLAKNLIVFALATLIFWAFGFSFMFGGENPFIGGGGYFLTGQSETYGLSPFPAGLPVSLYFLFQVAFAGTAATIVSGAVAERIEFIAFLLFSLLLVGIAYPITGHWVWDSAGWLAQAGFKDFAGSTAVHSVGGWAALMGAAFLGPRLGRYGADGQSRAIPGHNMSIATLGCLILWIGWFGFNPGSTLAANEQIPYIAVTTNLAAAAGGVTATATSWFKDGKPDLSMIINGILAGLVAITASCDSVSYLSAVIIGGLAGVIVVYSVGFFDRIKIDDPVGATSVHLVCGVFGTLMAGVFGGANLIVQILGILSIGGFTVVLSTIFWLALKATVGLRVHPEQEFEGLDIAEHGMEAYAGFLKDDVGPGLGSSGSSFPGKGSSVSSRY from the coding sequence ATGTTTATTCCCAAAACACCTCAATATCCAGGAAAACGGCGACAGCAAAGGACGAGTCGTTTCACCGCTAAAATCAATGCTCTAATCCTGAAATTACAGCATTCTCGATGGCCGTCTCCCAGTTGGTTAGCCTGTATCCCGTTAACGGCGATTATCTTTGGGGTATGGGGTTTTGCCGCCGTTGCTCAAGAAGATGCTCCCCCCCTCACCCCAGAAATTGTTCAGGGTTATTTAAACATTGCGTGGGTTTTAGTCGCTTCCATTTTGGTGATTTTTATGAACGCGGGTTTCTGTATGTTAGAAACCGGCTTCTGTCGCCAGAAAAATGCGGTTAACGTTTTAGCGAAAAACTTAATTGTCTTCGCCTTAGCGACCCTGATTTTCTGGGCTTTTGGATTTTCCTTTATGTTTGGAGGAGAAAACCCCTTCATTGGTGGAGGCGGTTATTTCCTCACCGGACAGTCAGAAACCTACGGTTTAAGTCCCTTTCCCGCAGGATTACCCGTTTCGTTATATTTCCTGTTCCAAGTTGCCTTCGCTGGAACAGCTGCAACGATTGTATCGGGGGCTGTGGCTGAACGCATTGAATTTATTGCCTTTTTACTTTTTAGTTTGCTATTGGTTGGGATTGCTTACCCGATTACAGGTCATTGGGTTTGGGATAGTGCGGGATGGTTAGCCCAAGCCGGATTTAAAGATTTTGCAGGTTCAACAGCCGTTCACTCCGTTGGGGGTTGGGCGGCCTTAATGGGGGCTGCGTTCCTTGGCCCCCGTTTAGGGAGATATGGGGCTGATGGACAATCTCGCGCCATTCCCGGTCATAACATGAGTATTGCCACCCTGGGCTGTTTAATTCTGTGGATAGGCTGGTTTGGATTTAACCCCGGTTCCACTTTAGCCGCCAACGAACAAATCCCCTATATTGCTGTTACAACTAACTTAGCCGCAGCGGCGGGCGGGGTTACTGCAACGGCTACATCCTGGTTTAAGGATGGTAAACCGGATTTATCCATGATTATTAACGGGATTTTAGCGGGTTTAGTGGCGATTACCGCAAGCTGTGATTCTGTTAGCTATTTGAGCGCTGTGATTATTGGTGGCTTGGCTGGGGTAATTGTTGTCTACTCTGTGGGTTTCTTTGACCGCATCAAAATTGATGACCCCGTTGGTGCAACGTCTGTTCACTTAGTTTGTGGCGTTTTTGGAACCTTAATGGCTGGAGTTTTTGGCGGTGCTAATTTAATAGTACAAATTCTCGGTATTCTCTCCATTGGCGGGTTTACCGTTGTTCTGAGTACGATTTTCTGGTTAGCCCTCAAAGCCACCGTTGGGTTACGGGTTCATCCTGAACAAGAATTTGAAGGCTTGGATATCGCCGAACACGGTATGGAAGCCTACGCAGGATTCCTCAAAGATGACGTTGGCCCCGGTCTAGGCAGTTCGGGTTCTAGTTTTCCCGGTAAAGGGAGTAGCGTTAGTAGTCGTTATTAA